One stretch of Cedecea neteri DNA includes these proteins:
- the kbaZ gene encoding tagatose-bisphosphate aldolase subunit KbaZ produces MKQLTEFVASHKRNNQCGIFAVCSAHPLVLEAAMRHAREAGTSLLIEATSNQVDQYGGYTGMTPADFCGFVYQLAEQHRFPHANLILGGDHLGPNRWQTRPAEEAMSHAEELIRSYVAAGFKKIHLDCSMSCAGDPVPLTDDIVAARAARLATIAEQTCIDHFGQADLVYIIGTEVPVPGGAHETLAELAVTTPQAANATLEAHRNAFSEQGLSAIWPRIIGLVVQPGVEFDHTRVIDYQPEKSRALSKMIEASQTMVFEAHSTDYQTTQALRQLVEDHFAILKVGPALTFALREALFSLSAIERELLPAHKCSGLRDVLESVMLDHPEHWQQHYHGNGDALRLARGYSYSDRVRYYWPDRDIDDAYDVLVKNLAHEPLPLPLISQYLPLQYARVREAQLAASPHELIIDHIQDVLRQYHAACHGEPSSH; encoded by the coding sequence GTGAAACAGTTGACCGAATTTGTCGCTAGCCATAAACGGAACAACCAATGCGGGATCTTTGCCGTATGTTCTGCACATCCGCTGGTGCTTGAGGCGGCTATGCGCCATGCCCGTGAGGCCGGAACCAGCCTGCTTATCGAAGCTACTTCTAACCAGGTCGATCAGTACGGCGGCTATACGGGGATGACGCCGGCGGACTTCTGCGGCTTCGTCTACCAACTGGCCGAACAGCATCGCTTCCCCCACGCTAACCTGATTCTCGGCGGCGATCACCTTGGCCCAAACCGCTGGCAAACCCGGCCTGCAGAAGAGGCGATGTCTCATGCCGAAGAGCTGATTCGCAGCTATGTGGCCGCAGGTTTCAAGAAAATACACCTCGACTGCAGCATGTCCTGCGCGGGCGACCCGGTACCGCTCACTGACGATATCGTTGCCGCACGTGCAGCGAGGTTAGCTACCATTGCCGAACAAACCTGCATCGACCACTTTGGTCAAGCCGACCTGGTATACATCATCGGCACAGAGGTGCCGGTTCCCGGCGGTGCGCATGAAACCCTTGCCGAGCTGGCCGTCACCACGCCACAGGCGGCCAATGCCACGCTGGAAGCGCATCGCAACGCCTTCTCTGAACAAGGCCTCAGCGCTATCTGGCCCCGAATTATTGGCCTTGTTGTTCAGCCGGGCGTCGAGTTTGACCACACCCGGGTGATTGACTACCAGCCGGAAAAATCTCGCGCGTTAAGCAAAATGATCGAAGCGTCACAGACCATGGTGTTTGAAGCGCACTCGACGGATTACCAGACAACGCAGGCGCTACGCCAGCTGGTAGAGGATCACTTTGCAATACTGAAAGTAGGCCCGGCGCTGACCTTCGCCCTGCGTGAAGCGCTTTTCTCGCTGTCGGCCATCGAACGAGAACTGCTTCCGGCCCACAAATGTTCCGGGCTAAGGGACGTGCTGGAAAGCGTGATGCTCGACCATCCGGAACACTGGCAGCAGCACTATCACGGCAATGGAGATGCGCTGCGTCTGGCGCGCGGCTACAGCTACTCGGATCGGGTGCGCTATTACTGGCCGGATCGCGACATCGACGACGCTTACGATGTGCTGGTCAAAAACCTGGCCCATGAACCCCTTCCGCTGCCGTTAATCAGCCAGTATCTGCCGCTTCAGTACGCCAGAGTGCGCGAAGCACAGCTGGCCGCCAGCCCTCACGAGCTGATTATCGACCATATTCAGGATGTGCTGCGTCAGTATCACGCGGCCTGTCACGGTGAGCCATCTTCTCATTAA
- the agaV gene encoding PTS N-acetylgalactosamine transporter subunit IIB: MPNIVLSRIDERLIHGQVGVQWVGFSGANLVLVANDEVAEDPIQQNLMEMVLAEGIAVRFWPLQKVIDNIHRAADRQKILLVCKNPQDFLTLVNGSVPVKRINVGNMHYVEGKKQVAKTVSVDEQDIAAFSGLKQAGVECFVQGVPTESAQDLYKLL, encoded by the coding sequence ATGCCAAATATTGTCTTAAGCCGCATTGATGAGCGCCTTATCCACGGCCAGGTTGGCGTGCAGTGGGTCGGATTTTCCGGCGCTAACCTGGTGCTGGTCGCCAATGATGAGGTAGCGGAAGACCCTATACAGCAAAACCTGATGGAGATGGTGCTGGCGGAAGGGATCGCCGTGCGTTTCTGGCCGCTGCAAAAAGTCATCGACAACATCCACCGCGCGGCCGACCGCCAGAAGATCCTGCTGGTCTGCAAAAACCCTCAGGACTTCCTCACCCTGGTGAACGGCAGCGTGCCGGTAAAACGCATCAACGTTGGCAACATGCACTATGTCGAAGGTAAGAAGCAGGTCGCCAAAACCGTGTCGGTCGACGAACAGGACATTGCCGCCTTTTCCGGGCTGAAACAGGCCGGCGTAGAGTGTTTTGTCCAGGGCGTGCCGACGGAATCAGCTCAGGATCTTTATAAACTTCTCTGA
- the agaW gene encoding PTS N-acetylgalactosamine transporter subunit IIC yields the protein MEISLLQAIALGLLAFIAGLDMFNGLTHMHRPVVLGPLVGLILGDLHTGILTGGTLELVWMGLAPLAGAQPPNVIIGTIVGTAFAIGTGVKPEVAVGVAVPFAVAVQMGITFLFSVMSGVMARADRMAANADTRGIERINYLAMLTLGIFYFLCAFLPIYFGADHAKTAIDMLPARLIDGLGVAGGIMPAIGFAVLLKIMMKNVYIPYFIIGFVGAAWLKLPVLAIAAAALALALMDLLRKDPTPPQPARAKQEEFEDGI from the coding sequence ATGGAAATCAGCTTACTGCAAGCGATAGCGCTGGGCCTGCTGGCCTTTATTGCCGGTCTGGACATGTTCAACGGCCTGACCCATATGCACCGCCCCGTTGTCCTTGGCCCGCTGGTTGGCCTCATTCTCGGCGATCTCCACACCGGCATTCTCACCGGCGGCACGCTGGAGCTGGTGTGGATGGGTCTGGCCCCCCTCGCCGGAGCCCAGCCGCCGAACGTGATTATCGGCACTATCGTCGGCACCGCTTTCGCGATCGGCACCGGCGTGAAGCCAGAAGTTGCCGTCGGGGTCGCGGTGCCTTTCGCGGTTGCGGTACAGATGGGCATCACCTTCCTGTTCTCCGTGATGTCCGGCGTGATGGCGCGAGCCGACCGCATGGCGGCTAACGCCGATACCAGAGGCATCGAACGCATCAACTATCTGGCGATGCTCACGCTCGGTATCTTCTATTTTCTGTGCGCTTTCTTGCCGATTTACTTCGGCGCCGATCATGCCAAAACGGCCATTGATATGCTGCCCGCGCGGCTCATCGACGGGCTTGGCGTTGCCGGGGGCATCATGCCGGCTATCGGTTTTGCCGTGCTGCTGAAAATCATGATGAAAAACGTCTACATCCCCTACTTCATTATCGGCTTTGTGGGCGCGGCCTGGCTGAAGCTGCCGGTGCTGGCGATTGCTGCCGCAGCGCTGGCGCTGGCGCTGATGGATTTACTGCGCAAAGACCCGACTCCGCCGCAACCCGCTCGCGCTAAGCAAGAGGAATTCGAAGATGGCATCTGA
- the agaE gene encoding PTS N-acetylgalactosamine transporter subunit IID, with translation MASDTQILSQAAEPETVITNGNDNIYEDQNIGAELTRKDINRVAWRSMLLQASFNYERMQACGWLYGLLPALKKIHTNKRDLARAMQGHMGFFNTHPFLVTFVIGIILAMERSKQDVNSIQSTKIAVGAPLGGIGDAMFWLTLLPICGGIGASLALQGSILGAIVFIVLFNVVHLGLRFGLAHYAYRMGVAAIPLIKANTRKVGHAASIVGMTVIGALVATYVRLSTTLEITAGDAVVKLQSDVIDKLMPAFLPLVYTLAMYALVRRGWSPLRLICITVVLAVVGEFLHFL, from the coding sequence ATGGCATCTGATACCCAAATCCTTTCTCAGGCCGCAGAGCCTGAAACCGTCATCACCAACGGTAACGACAATATCTATGAAGATCAGAATATTGGAGCGGAGCTAACGCGGAAAGACATTAACCGCGTAGCGTGGCGCTCAATGCTGCTGCAGGCCTCGTTTAACTACGAGCGCATGCAGGCCTGCGGCTGGCTGTATGGCCTGCTGCCCGCCCTGAAAAAGATCCACACCAACAAACGCGATCTGGCGCGGGCCATGCAGGGGCATATGGGGTTCTTCAATACCCACCCGTTCCTGGTCACCTTTGTTATCGGCATTATTCTGGCAATGGAACGCTCAAAGCAGGACGTGAACAGCATTCAGAGCACAAAAATCGCCGTTGGCGCGCCGCTTGGCGGCATCGGGGATGCAATGTTCTGGCTGACGCTGCTGCCGATATGCGGTGGCATAGGCGCCAGCCTGGCGCTGCAGGGCTCCATCCTCGGCGCTATCGTGTTTATCGTGCTGTTCAACGTGGTGCATTTGGGCCTGCGTTTTGGGCTGGCGCACTATGCTTATCGAATGGGGGTTGCGGCTATTCCGCTGATTAAGGCGAACACCCGCAAGGTAGGGCACGCCGCCTCCATCGTCGGGATGACGGTCATCGGTGCCCTCGTTGCAACCTATGTCCGGCTGTCTACTACGCTCGAAATTACCGCCGGTGATGCGGTGGTTAAGCTGCAGTCTGACGTCATCGATAAGCTGATGCCGGCGTTTCTTCCGCTGGTTTATACCCTGGCGATGTACGCCCTGGTGCGCCGCGGCTGGAGCCCTCTGCGCCTGATTTGTATTACCGTCGTTTTGGCCGTTGTTGGGGAGTTTCTTCACTTCTTATAG
- the agaF gene encoding PTS galactosamine/N-acetylgalactosamine transporter subunit IIA: MLSIILSGHGGFASGLEQAMKQILGEQPQIIAIDFPETSSTARLTEQFQAAIGQLDEREGLVFLTDLLGGTPFRVASTLALEKPEREVVTGINLQLLLEMVLEREGLNSCEFRQMALECGHRGLTSLVDEMARHRATEASEEGI, translated from the coding sequence ATGTTAAGCATCATTTTGAGCGGCCATGGAGGCTTTGCCAGCGGCCTGGAGCAGGCGATGAAACAGATCCTCGGCGAGCAGCCGCAGATTATCGCCATCGACTTCCCGGAAACCTCCTCCACGGCGAGGCTTACTGAACAATTTCAAGCGGCTATAGGCCAGCTTGATGAACGCGAAGGGCTGGTCTTTCTCACGGACCTTTTAGGAGGAACGCCGTTCAGGGTCGCCTCAACGCTGGCGCTCGAGAAACCAGAACGCGAGGTAGTCACGGGCATCAACCTCCAGCTACTGCTTGAAATGGTGCTGGAGCGAGAAGGCTTAAACAGCTGCGAGTTTCGCCAGATGGCGCTGGAGTGCGGCCATCGTGGCCTGACAAGCCTGGTCGACGAGATGGCTCGCCACCGAGCCACGGAAGCCAGCGAAGAAGGTATCTGA
- a CDS encoding SIS domain-containing protein: MSETSVAAGRSTSTWTEREIRQQPASWIRSLQQIDRTRDRITAFLSPLLADDKLKIILTGAGTSAFIGDIIAPWLSRHTGKQFVAVPTTDLVTNPLDYLTPEQPTLLVSFARSGNSPESVAAVDLANQLVKSCHHLTITCNEGGSLYRSALEDSRSLPLLMPAETHDRGFAMTSSITTMMASCLAVFAPEIINTRSFQDVAHRCAQIIHSHGDFSESPFGALPYKRVVYLGSGGLQGVAREASLKVLELTAGKLAAFYDTPTGFRHGPKSLVNNETLAIVLVSSDPYTRQYDLDLLAELRRDSLAMQTIAISAATSPEIEAGPHILLPEADRTFLDVEQAFCFLMYAQIFALTSSVKAGITPDTPSTSGTVNRVVKGVVIHPWKG, from the coding sequence ATGAGTGAAACCTCCGTTGCCGCAGGCCGCAGCACTTCCACCTGGACCGAAAGAGAGATTCGCCAACAGCCAGCCAGCTGGATCCGCTCGCTACAGCAGATCGATCGAACTCGCGATCGCATCACCGCCTTCCTGTCTCCACTGCTCGCCGACGATAAGCTGAAAATTATTCTTACCGGCGCGGGAACCTCGGCCTTTATCGGCGACATCATTGCGCCCTGGCTTTCTCGCCACACCGGCAAACAGTTCGTTGCCGTCCCGACCACCGACCTGGTGACAAATCCACTGGACTATCTCACCCCGGAACAGCCAACGTTGCTGGTATCCTTCGCCCGCTCCGGCAACAGCCCGGAGAGTGTGGCAGCGGTGGATCTTGCCAATCAGCTCGTTAAATCCTGCCATCATCTGACCATCACCTGTAACGAAGGCGGCAGCCTCTATCGCAGCGCGCTGGAAGACAGCCGTTCATTGCCGCTGCTCATGCCTGCGGAAACTCACGATCGCGGCTTTGCCATGACGAGCAGCATCACCACCATGATGGCAAGCTGCCTTGCGGTCTTCGCGCCGGAGATAATCAACACCCGATCGTTCCAGGACGTAGCGCACCGCTGCGCGCAGATAATTCATTCTCACGGGGATTTCAGCGAGAGCCCATTTGGTGCCCTTCCCTACAAGCGCGTGGTCTACCTTGGCAGTGGTGGCCTGCAGGGCGTGGCACGGGAAGCCTCGCTCAAGGTGCTGGAACTCACGGCGGGCAAGCTGGCGGCGTTTTACGACACGCCGACCGGCTTCAGGCATGGCCCCAAATCCCTGGTGAATAACGAAACGCTGGCGATCGTGCTGGTTTCCAGCGATCCGTACACCCGTCAGTACGATCTGGATCTGCTGGCAGAGCTGCGACGAGACAGCCTGGCAATGCAGACGATCGCCATTTCGGCAGCAACCAGCCCGGAAATCGAAGCTGGCCCGCACATTCTGCTGCCCGAGGCCGACCGCACGTTCCTCGACGTTGAGCAGGCGTTCTGCTTCCTGATGTATGCGCAGATTTTCGCACTCACCTCGTCCGTTAAAGCAGGCATTACGCCAGACACACCTTCCACCAGCGGCACGGTAAACCGCGTGGTAAAAGGCGTCGTCATTCATCCCTGGAAAGGCTGA
- the kbaY gene encoding tagatose-bisphosphate aldolase subunit KbaY — MSIISTKYLLQDAQARGYAVPAFNIHNAETIQAILEVCKEMHSPVILAGTPGTFKHIAFEEIYALCHAYSESYGMPLALHLDHHESLADISRKVNAGVRSAMIDGSHFPFAENVQLVRSVVDFCHRNDCSVEAELGRLGGVEDDMDVDEESAFLTDPQEARRFVELTGVDSLAVAIGTAHGLYTKRPKIDFKRLGEIREVVSVPLVLHGASDVPDEFVRRAIELGVCKVNVATELKIAFAAAVKRWFGDNPEGNDPRYYMRVGMDAMKEVVRSKVAVCGSANKLLPESEAAL; from the coding sequence ATGAGCATTATTTCGACGAAGTATCTGCTTCAGGACGCACAGGCCAGAGGCTATGCGGTACCGGCTTTTAATATCCACAATGCCGAAACCATCCAGGCGATCCTTGAAGTCTGCAAAGAGATGCATTCCCCGGTGATCCTTGCCGGTACGCCCGGAACGTTTAAACACATTGCTTTTGAAGAGATTTACGCCCTGTGCCATGCCTATTCAGAAAGCTACGGCATGCCGCTGGCTCTGCATCTTGATCACCATGAAAGCCTCGCAGATATCAGCCGCAAAGTTAACGCTGGCGTGCGCAGCGCCATGATTGACGGCAGCCACTTCCCGTTTGCAGAAAACGTGCAGCTGGTGAGATCGGTGGTCGACTTTTGCCACCGTAACGACTGCAGCGTCGAGGCCGAACTGGGCCGTCTCGGCGGCGTGGAGGACGACATGGACGTGGACGAGGAGAGCGCTTTCCTCACCGATCCGCAAGAAGCGCGCCGCTTTGTTGAACTCACCGGCGTCGACAGCCTGGCGGTCGCCATCGGTACCGCTCACGGGCTGTATACCAAACGCCCGAAAATAGACTTCAAACGGCTGGGCGAAATCCGCGAAGTCGTCAGCGTGCCGCTGGTGCTCCACGGCGCCAGCGACGTCCCGGACGAGTTTGTGCGTCGCGCCATCGAGCTTGGCGTCTGCAAAGTAAACGTGGCAACGGAACTAAAAATCGCCTTCGCCGCCGCGGTGAAAAGATGGTTTGGCGACAACCCGGAAGGCAACGATCCGCGTTATTACATGCGCGTCGGCATGGATGCGATGAAAGAGGTTGTGCGCAGCAAAGTCGCGGTATGCGGATCGGCTAATAAATTGCTGCCGGAATCAGAAGCAGCCCTGTAA
- a CDS encoding enterotoxin has translation MKTIIKSSLLMMLLSHVAMAAQYQLENDNLAVSFDDSGSAAVIKDRLSDHKLAPIELFFLTLPDEKVLHTADFKIKNVSKTADAIQIDYERDDFSVNVTLKLLKGKYAAVDYTLQAKGQPRDVAKITFFPTKGQAQAPYVNGAINSSPIVADSFYMLPQKPIVNTYAYETTTNLNVGLKTPIKTDAPVTYTVYFGTFEATDQLRRSFNQFINAMRPRPYQPYLHYNSWMDIGFFTPYTEKDVLTRMDEYASELISKRGVNLDGFLLDDGWDDLTGKWLFGPAFKHGFGAIKEKADSLHTSVGLWLSPWGGYNKPRDVRVSHAKENGFETVDGKFALSGPNYFRNFNQQIIGLIKNEHITSFKLDGMGNANSYIKGSPYASDFDASIELIRNMRAANKDLFINLTTGTDASPSWLFYADSIWRQGDDINVYGKGSPVQQWITYRDAETYRSIVRKGPLFPINSLMYHGIVSAEHAYFGLEKVQTDRDFADQAWSYFATGTQLQELYITPSMLNSSKWDTLADAAKWSRANSSVLVDSHWIGGDPTQLEVYGWASWSKEKAILGLRNPSDKPQSYYLDLNKSFEIPNGEATSFTLKQVYGKNETLANDYGKPLIVTLKPLETLVIEATPVN, from the coding sequence ATGAAGACAATAATAAAAAGCTCTCTACTGATGATGTTGCTAAGTCACGTGGCGATGGCCGCACAGTACCAGTTGGAAAACGATAACCTTGCCGTCTCTTTCGACGATTCAGGTTCGGCAGCGGTGATTAAAGACCGGCTTTCCGACCATAAACTGGCGCCCATCGAGCTGTTTTTCCTGACGCTACCGGATGAAAAGGTTCTCCATACCGCCGACTTTAAAATCAAAAACGTCAGCAAAACCGCAGACGCCATTCAGATTGATTACGAACGGGACGACTTCTCGGTCAACGTGACCCTGAAGCTGCTTAAGGGGAAATATGCGGCGGTGGACTATACGCTCCAGGCAAAAGGCCAGCCTCGCGATGTCGCAAAAATTACCTTCTTCCCGACCAAAGGCCAGGCTCAGGCACCTTATGTTAACGGTGCCATCAACAGCTCCCCGATCGTCGCGGACAGCTTCTATATGCTGCCGCAAAAGCCGATTGTGAATACCTACGCTTACGAAACCACCACCAACCTGAACGTCGGACTCAAAACGCCGATTAAAACCGACGCGCCGGTGACCTATACGGTCTACTTCGGAACGTTTGAAGCAACCGACCAGCTCCGCCGCAGCTTTAACCAGTTTATCAACGCCATGCGTCCACGCCCTTATCAGCCCTATCTGCATTACAACAGCTGGATGGACATCGGTTTCTTTACGCCCTACACCGAAAAAGACGTGCTGACGCGCATGGATGAATACGCCAGCGAGCTGATAAGCAAGCGGGGCGTGAATCTCGACGGCTTCCTGCTGGATGATGGCTGGGATGATTTAACCGGAAAATGGCTGTTTGGCCCGGCGTTTAAGCACGGCTTTGGTGCCATCAAAGAAAAAGCCGACAGCCTGCATACTTCAGTCGGCCTGTGGCTCTCGCCGTGGGGGGGCTACAACAAACCGCGCGACGTGCGCGTTTCACACGCCAAAGAGAACGGTTTTGAAACCGTAGACGGCAAGTTTGCGCTCTCAGGCCCAAACTATTTCCGCAATTTTAATCAGCAAATCATCGGGCTTATTAAAAACGAACATATCACTTCGTTTAAGCTCGACGGCATGGGCAACGCGAACTCCTATATCAAAGGCAGCCCGTACGCCTCGGACTTTGATGCCTCCATCGAGTTAATCAGGAACATGCGGGCCGCCAACAAAGACCTGTTTATCAACCTGACCACCGGCACCGACGCCAGCCCGTCCTGGCTATTCTACGCCGACTCTATCTGGCGTCAGGGCGATGACATCAACGTCTACGGCAAAGGCTCTCCGGTGCAGCAGTGGATAACCTATCGTGATGCAGAGACTTATCGTTCGATTGTGCGTAAAGGGCCGCTGTTCCCGATTAACTCGCTGATGTACCACGGTATCGTCAGCGCCGAGCACGCGTACTTTGGGCTGGAAAAAGTACAGACGGATCGGGACTTTGCGGATCAGGCATGGAGCTACTTTGCCACCGGCACTCAGCTGCAGGAGCTGTATATTACGCCGTCAATGCTGAACAGCAGCAAATGGGACACGCTCGCCGACGCGGCGAAATGGTCACGGGCAAACAGCAGCGTGCTGGTCGACAGCCACTGGATTGGCGGCGACCCAACGCAGCTCGAGGTTTACGGCTGGGCATCGTGGAGTAAAGAAAAGGCAATTTTAGGCCTGCGCAACCCGTCGGATAAGCCGCAAAGCTACTATCTCGACCTGAATAAGAGCTTTGAAATTCCGAACGGTGAGGCCACGAGCTTTACGCTGAAGCAGGTTTACGGCAAGAACGAGACGCTGGCCAACGACTACGGTAAGCCGCTGATTGTGACGCTGAAGCCTTTGGAAACGCTGGTGATTGAGGCCACGCCGGTAAACTAA
- the rsmI gene encoding 16S rRNA (cytidine(1402)-2'-O)-methyltransferase, with amino-acid sequence MKQHETAAISASTLYIVPTPIGNLGDITQRALSVLQSVDLIAAEDTRHTGLLLQHFAINARLFALHDHNEQQKAETLVAKLKEGQSIALVSDAGTPLINDPGYHLVRTCREAGIRVVPLPGPCAAIAALSAAGLPSDRFCYEGFLPAKSKGRRDALKAIEQEPRTLIFYESTHRLLDSLEDICAVLGESRYVVLARELTKTWESIHGAPVGELLAWVKEDENRRKGEMVLIVEGFKAQSDDELPAEALRTLALLQTELPLKKAAALAAEIHGVKKNALYKHALENSEK; translated from the coding sequence ATGAAACAACACGAAACGGCGGCGATTTCAGCCAGTACGCTCTACATCGTTCCGACGCCTATCGGCAATCTCGGGGACATCACACAGCGGGCCCTCTCGGTGTTGCAAAGCGTTGATCTGATTGCCGCAGAAGATACTCGCCATACCGGCCTTTTGCTGCAGCATTTTGCGATTAATGCGCGACTCTTCGCACTTCACGATCACAATGAGCAACAAAAAGCCGAAACGTTAGTGGCAAAACTGAAGGAAGGCCAAAGCATCGCGCTGGTGTCCGACGCCGGTACGCCGCTGATTAACGATCCGGGTTATCACCTGGTGCGCACCTGTCGCGAAGCAGGCATTCGCGTTGTGCCTTTGCCTGGCCCGTGCGCCGCCATCGCAGCGCTCAGCGCGGCGGGTTTACCGTCCGACCGCTTCTGCTACGAAGGTTTTCTGCCTGCAAAATCAAAAGGCCGCCGCGATGCGCTTAAGGCCATTGAGCAGGAGCCAAGAACGCTAATTTTCTATGAATCAACCCACCGCCTGCTGGATAGCCTCGAAGATATCTGTGCGGTGCTGGGCGAATCCCGCTACGTGGTGCTGGCGCGCGAGCTGACCAAAACCTGGGAGTCGATTCACGGTGCACCCGTCGGCGAACTGCTGGCATGGGTAAAGGAAGATGAAAATCGCCGTAAAGGCGAAATGGTGCTGATTGTTGAGGGCTTTAAAGCCCAAAGCGATGACGAGCTGCCGGCCGAAGCGCTGCGTACGCTTGCATTGTTGCAAACAGAATTACCGCTGAAAAAAGCCGCTGCGCTGGCTGCCGAAATCCACGGCGTGAAGAAAAATGCTTTGTATAAACATGCTTTAGAAAACAGCGAGAAATAG